The Vicugna pacos chromosome 32, VicPac4, whole genome shotgun sequence genomic sequence CAGTTTACTGAGTCTATTGGGTGCCTACTAAGAACCAGGAACTGGGCCCAGGGGACACCACAGTGAACTAAACAAAAATACGTATCTGTGCTCTTGTGAGTTTACCTTCTAGTTACCTGGGGAGAGGACAGACAATAAatagtaaacaaataaatgagacAATTTCTGCTTGTGATAACTGtgacaaaggaaataaacaggataataaaatggagaaaaagaggATGGAAGCCTGCCTTGGATATGATGGTCAGGGAAGGACTCAGGAGGTTATAATACATGAGGTGATGGGTCCTCAACGATGAGGAGTCAACAggtgaagagagaaagggaagcatttcaggaagaaggaagagcggGTACAAGGCCTTGGGATAGGGAAAGCCTAGGTATATTACTTGGGAAAAAAGGGGGGAAAGGCTTTTCACTGGACTTAGTGAAGAGAGAAGACTGGTTGGAGAGAAGGTTAGCGAGGTGGCAGGACCCATCAGCCAAGGACCGAGCCAAGAAACAGGTTCTGGGGGAGGACACGTTCACCTTTGACATGCTGAGTTTGAGGCACCAGAGGGGACTCCCAAAGGAAAGATCCAGACCTACATCCTGAGAATTAGAGATGGTAGTGGGATTTGAGAAAACATTCAGTTACATCAAAATCACTGGAGAGTGttctaaaaatacagatttctcaggcattaaaaatgcagatttctgaagTTCCCTCCTGGGAAATGCTAACTCAAGTAAGTCTTGGTCAAGATCTGGGAATCATTTTTCAATACTTGCAAGTGAAATTCTGATCCATTCATTCAAGAACTATTTCTGGCATTCCTAGTTGTGCCAGGACGATTCCAAGTCCTGGAGATACAGCCCTGAACAGGTTACAGAGCTTAGAGTCTCAAGAAAGAACAGACGGCAAAAGAGCAAGCAAATAAATTACAATAGTGATACGTGTCACAAAAACTGGTCAAATACATAATAATTATGGGGGCCTACACTAATGAAATCTAAAGAGAAactctctctgaggaggtgacatttcagtTGACAGCTGAGAAATCAGGAGCAGTCATGGGACAGTCTGAGGGAGCAGCCAAGTCGAAGCCTTAGTTGAGAACTCAGGAGATGAATCTAATCCTTTGGTTTATTCCCGCTTGAGGAATGAGGGAGAAGGCATGGTGGAGAaggctctatttcattttttcatgttCACCCAGCAAGCTATGCCAAGCACAATGCCAGGTATTCTGTCAAGTGCTGACACAAAGGTGAGCAGGACGGTTTCCTCTCTCAGGGAGTTTGCTGCCCAATGAGGGAGGTAGATTACGAAGTCAGTATGGCCCCATGAGGTGAGTGAGAGCATCTCAGATAATCAATTCATGTTCTGGGAAAGCCAAGCAGATGATTAATCCTTCATCTCATCTCATTTCTCCACATGATCATGTGAGCAATTGTTTTGGAGAATTGCATactaaaattatttgtatttctctgtggCCCTCCAGCTCAGACTCTGAATTTTGGGTGAAATATTTGCAACCCTGGATATTGGGTCTGAGATACTGTATGATGACTACCTTGGGGGGAAAATATTGTCCTAATAATAGCAAGCATTTTTTGAGCACTTAGAATCACCTGGTTTAACATGCAATCTCACAGTCTTCCCAGCATCCCTATGAGGCAGGCACCcttataatttcactttttttgtgGATGAAGAAATTGGAGCTCAGCAAGGGTGAAGGGAATTTCCTGAGGTCATTCAACTCAGTTGTGGCAATTTCCCAGCTCTGTCTGGGTTTGGAGCCCCAGCCCACGCCATCTTTCATGAATTGCTCAGATACGGATGTAGTTGCTATCCTCATCCCAGTTCCCAAAgtggatctctctctctcctccccatcccAGTTATCCACCTGGGTTGTCTACACTAATTAGATCTACCTGCTTCTCTCCTGTAGGTAGAAAAGTGTGGAGGAGAAGGATTTCTTATTTCCATGTTTGGGAAAAAGTGGAGGGTACCGGGGCCAGTCCTGACTGCCTCCAGAGGCCCCTTGTGCAGTGTGTGAAAGGTTGGCCAAAGCTAAGCTCCTTGCTGCCTGCCCACCTGTTGGAGGAGAGAAATTACTGAGGTTCAGTGTTCAGAGTCTTAGAAGaaggatgggggcaggggaggcaaaTTGTTGAATGAAGAGGAAGTAGTAAGACTGTTGCCACCTAGGTAGGGTTGGGTGGCCAACTGGATAGAGTTGGTTCGCCTCAGTAACACTGAATGTATTCAAATTCAGCTGCTTAAAAGGATGAGCTGGTCATTTCAGCTTGTATGTCATCGGCTAGTTTGCAACTTTAAAGGGCCTTCAATTTCCCTTCCCTAAGCCTCTTTTTATCCTGGGCTCTTCAGTGTGAGTCTGTGCGTCTGCCTGATGGTCTCTGGGTGTGTCGTCAAGGAGTGCCTTTCCCCTGTTTCTTAGGCTGGCtggctccctctctcctccccgctgcctccccaactccctggctccctccctctctcttgtgCGGAGACTTTTGGCCCAAGTCCCTGAGCCCAAGCGGGTGCAACTGGAGGGCGCTGGAGGGGTGAGGTTACGTCTCCCTGGAGTCCCGCGCCACTGGCTTTTCAGAGACTCGCCAGGAGCCTGAGGCCAGAGTCCCAGACCTCGCCGACTGTGCAGTCCTCCGCCCTCCCTGCACCGGCCGCCTCGCCCATGTCTCAGTACGCTCCCAGCTCGGACTTCAAGAGGGCTTTGGACAGCAGTCCCGAGGCCAACACTGAGGATGAGAAGACCGAGGAGGACGTGCCCATGCCCAGGAACTACCTGTGGCTCTCCATCGTCTCGTGTTTTTGCCCCGCTTACCCCATCAACATCGTGGCTTTAGTCTTCTCCATCATGGTGAGTAAACTAGGACCCGGAGCAGCCAGGGGAGGGAGATCTGGGCGGCACTGAGCGCCTCCGGAGGACTCCACGCACTGTCcgccctccatccctcccttcctcactgcCCTGCATTTCTTTTGTCCTCTGAGCCACCCGTTCACTTTACTGGGGCCAAACTCTCCCCCGACAACCATCAGCGCCTCCTGTGGCGCTCAGAACCCAGACCAAGCCTCCCCCAGGCCATCTCCACGTCCTTCCAGAGCCATTGGTCCATTCTCTCCAACCCAGGGAAGTTCTTCCTTGGACTTTTAACggcttctctccctgcctcctctgacATCCCCGAGCACATCCGGTTCTTCTCAGCCCGCTTTACTAGAGGCTCACCGCGCGCCACCCTTGCAGGCAGCAGCATGCCCCGTTCTCGGAGCGCGCGGGCTCTGCGCCCCGCTCTGCCTCGCCCGGCGCTCCCGCTCTCCAGCGCGCAGCGCCGCCGCTTTTAGCGCAAGCCCCCTCTTCCCTTGCTGCGCTCAGGGCGCCTTCTCAGCCACTCTCTGAGGGTCCCCGGGCGATTCCCGATGTCCTCTAGACCCGTAGTCCCACACTTTAGCACGCCCTCTCTGGGTCGTCAGTTCCTTCTCGCTCCCTTCTACGGCAGCTCCCTCTCCTTGGCTCTCTTCAGAACCCCTTGGCCCCTCTCTCCATTGAGCCTTCTCTCTCTGCAGGCCCGTTTGGCCCCCCTGCGCCCCTCTCACCAGCAATGTGCGTGCTCGCCTCCACCTCCTCTACTCCAGGACGTTGTGGTTCCTCTCTCATTTGCTGCGCAGGGACCCTATCCCGCCTCTCGGCGTCTCCCAAGGGCTCCCAGGCGCCCCTCCACCGGTGGGTCCTTGGGAGCTCCCGGGAATGCAGTGGGGACTCCCAGGTC encodes the following:
- the TMEM233 gene encoding transmembrane protein 233 isoform X2; translated protein: MSQYAPSSDFKRALDSSPEANTEDEKTEEDVPMPRNYLWLSIVSCFCPAYPINIVALVFSIMSLNSYNDGDIEGARRLGRNAKWVAVASIIIGLLIIAISCAVHFTRNA
- the TMEM233 gene encoding transmembrane protein 233 isoform X1; this translates as MSQYAPSSDFKRALDSSPEANTEDEKTEEDVPMPRNYLWLSIVSCFCPAYPINIVALVFSIMSLNSYNDGDIEGARRLGRNAKWVAVASIIIGLLIIAISCAVHFTRNLGSWRN